The proteins below are encoded in one region of Clostridium estertheticum:
- a CDS encoding PLD nuclease N-terminal domain-containing protein, with product MGNLTTIELLKTLLPLIIIQLSLMFFCLLKLSKDNVKYFPKWLWSLIIIFGELLGPIAYLLLGRERS from the coding sequence ATGGGGAATTTAACAACAATAGAACTTTTAAAAACCCTTCTTCCACTTATCATCATCCAATTAAGCCTTATGTTTTTTTGTTTATTGAAACTTTCTAAAGATAATGTTAAATACTTTCCAAAATGGCTTTGGTCTTTGATAATTATTTTTGGTGAATTGCTAGGTCCAATTGCTTATTTACTTTTAGGTAGAGAAAGGAGTTAA
- a CDS encoding sigmaY antisigma factor component, translating to MHPKLDTKSLIILLICISPFLLFQAAWIFKDAKKRGEKFYWLWGFVGLINIPESLIIYLIVTRIIVNKNKKKKR from the coding sequence ATGCATCCTAAATTAGATACAAAATCATTAATTATTCTTTTGATTTGCATATCACCATTTCTATTATTTCAAGCGGCCTGGATTTTTAAAGACGCAAAAAAGCGAGGAGAAAAATTCTATTGGCTTTGGGGTTTTGTAGGTCTAATAAATATACCAGAATCATTAATTATATATCTAATAGTTACTAGAATAATAGTCAACAAAAATAAAAAGAAAAAAAGATAA
- a CDS encoding ABC transporter ATP-binding protein produces the protein MLKVTNLTKSYKEFEVLKGISFEIKRGKIHGFLGQNGSGKTSTMNILTGLIGYNSGDIMYNGKDFNKNKRRILKNVGYLPQNPVFYNYMTGYEYLDFIGRLSNMSITMIKKRSNEILEIVGLKDAGNRKLSGFSGGMKQRFGLCVSLFNKPELLFLDEPTSALDPEGRMEILEFINSLKNEGVSVFLSTHILNDVERVCDEVSILKDGKIVVSAGLEELKNDYIQPIYDLEFEDDCSNFKEKLSKLNWVENIQRNKNKLNIYVKDINLARSNLLQLLAIEPNHLMSFNLRKSNLEEIFLKLVNKDGHI, from the coding sequence ATGCTAAAAGTTACAAATCTAACAAAAAGCTATAAAGAGTTTGAGGTTTTAAAGGGAATAAGTTTCGAAATCAAAAGAGGAAAAATCCATGGTTTTCTTGGACAAAATGGGTCAGGTAAGACAAGCACTATGAATATTCTTACTGGATTAATTGGGTATAATAGCGGTGACATAATGTATAATGGTAAAGATTTTAACAAAAACAAAAGAAGAATTTTAAAAAATGTGGGCTACCTCCCACAAAATCCTGTGTTTTATAACTACATGACTGGTTATGAGTACTTAGATTTTATAGGAAGACTCAGTAATATGAGTATCACAATGATTAAGAAGAGGTCTAATGAGATTTTAGAAATTGTAGGCCTAAAGGATGCTGGAAATAGAAAACTCAGTGGGTTTTCTGGTGGAATGAAGCAACGTTTTGGTCTTTGTGTTTCACTATTTAACAAACCAGAATTATTATTTCTTGATGAACCTACATCAGCTTTAGATCCAGAGGGGCGTATGGAAATTCTTGAATTTATTAATAGTTTGAAAAATGAAGGCGTAAGTGTTTTTTTATCAACTCATATTTTAAATGACGTAGAAAGGGTATGTGATGAGGTAAGTATATTAAAAGACGGGAAAATAGTAGTGTCTGCAGGTCTTGAAGAGTTAAAAAATGATTACATTCAACCAATTTATGATCTTGAATTCGAAGATGACTGTTCAAATTTCAAAGAAAAACTTTCTAAATTAAATTGGGTGGAAAACATACAACGTAATAAAAACAAACTTAATATTTATGTTAAGGATATAAATTTAGCAAGAAGTAACCTATTGCAACTCCTAGCTATAGAGCCTAATCACTTGATGTCATTTAATTTAAGAAAAAGTAATCTTGAGGAAATTTTTTTAAAGTTGGTGAATAAAGATGGCCACATTTAA
- a CDS encoding SLC13 family permease, with the protein MLSIGSLKNNITQILNILKKDLVFSLALALSIITSFFSTPKIEYIDFKVLFTLFNLMLIVSAFKHMKVLDKLAVTLLIKYDSSKKISFILIYLTFFSSMLITNDVALITFVPLALIISKRASISPMKLVIFQTLAANIGSSLTPMGNPQNLFLFSYYRLTGFEFLKTMIPFTLLGIIWLFILNNFEKNKKLKFDLDNIIIENKVKVMVFCLLFIFIILSVFNIINYKLAFIITLLTVLILNKKLLLKVDYILLLTFICFFIFIGNLSSLPFIKSLAISFLQNKTTTYFSSIILSQVVSNVPCSILLANFTSNWRELLLGVNVGGLGTLVASLASVISYKLYIKKRTANAQSRYLTLFTLYNLISLLVFTFVLYFIFIF; encoded by the coding sequence ATGTTAAGCATAGGTTCTCTTAAAAATAACATTACACAGATATTAAATATATTAAAAAAAGATTTAGTTTTTTCGCTAGCTTTAGCACTTTCTATTATAACATCATTCTTTTCCACTCCTAAAATAGAATACATTGATTTTAAGGTTTTATTTACATTATTTAATCTTATGCTCATTGTCAGCGCCTTTAAACATATGAAAGTTCTCGACAAACTAGCTGTAACTTTGCTTATTAAATACGATAGTTCTAAAAAGATCTCTTTTATTTTAATATACTTAACTTTTTTTAGCTCTATGCTCATAACCAATGATGTGGCTTTAATAACCTTTGTGCCTTTAGCCCTTATAATAAGTAAACGCGCGAGTATTAGTCCTATGAAATTAGTTATATTTCAAACTTTAGCTGCTAATATTGGTAGTAGCCTTACCCCTATGGGGAATCCACAGAATTTATTTCTTTTTTCCTATTATAGACTAACAGGCTTTGAATTCTTGAAAACAATGATTCCCTTTACACTTTTAGGTATTATATGGCTTTTCATTCTAAATAATTTCGAAAAAAATAAAAAGCTTAAATTTGATTTAGATAACATAATTATTGAAAACAAAGTAAAAGTGATGGTTTTTTGTCTTCTGTTTATATTTATTATATTATCTGTGTTTAATATAATAAATTATAAATTAGCCTTTATCATTACGCTGCTTACAGTACTAATATTAAATAAAAAACTATTGTTAAAAGTAGATTACATTTTATTACTTACGTTTATATGTTTCTTTATATTTATCGGTAATTTATCAAGTTTGCCTTTTATAAAATCGTTAGCAATAAGTTTTTTGCAAAATAAAACAACAACTTATTTTTCATCTATTATATTAAGTCAAGTTGTTAGTAACGTACCCTGTTCAATACTACTCGCAAATTTCACTTCGAACTGGAGGGAACTTTTGCTTGGAGTAAATGTAGGTGGTCTTGGGACACTAGTTGCTTCCTTAGCCAGTGTTATATCATATAAACTTTACATAAAAAAACGAACTGCAAATGCTCAAAGTAGATATCTCACCTTATTTACATTATATAATTTAATTAGCTTACTAGTATTCACCTTTGTACTTTACTTTATTTTTATATTTTAA
- the mgtE gene encoding magnesium transporter, which produces MSHKLNEIELTEFLLTESIDEVNKLIQFIHPADILIAIRQYEGFKLDLFKKLSPNIIADIIDDADDDEKYALLSIHEGIMQRKIIHEMSSDELVDLLEAVTDDEAKNIMINMDKEDVDEVTELLTYPPDSAGGIMATEFVSIKENMTIGETLHYLQKETPDVDNAYYIYVVDDNALLKGVISLRDIVINSFNVKISDIMNDNAMSIPVDMDKEEVGHIFEKYGYLTMPVVNEFMQILGIVTSDDVMEILSDEHTEDLYRLAGIKEDEKVTGSLKSAVRSRLPWLFVNLLTAILAAATVSLFEGTIQKVVALATFMPIVAGMGGNAGTQTLTIIIRSIALGEIDAKNSLKILLKEFGVGLLTGIAMGVAVAILGYLWEKNIVFGVVIGLSMVLNMVAATISGFAVPVILKKLNIDPALASAVFVTTVTDVLGFFFFLGLATLFLPYLI; this is translated from the coding sequence ATGTCACATAAATTAAACGAAATAGAACTAACTGAATTTTTATTAACTGAGTCTATAGATGAAGTAAATAAACTTATTCAATTTATTCATCCCGCTGATATTTTAATAGCTATTAGGCAATACGAAGGATTTAAGTTGGATTTATTTAAAAAACTATCCCCCAATATTATTGCAGATATTATTGATGATGCTGATGATGATGAAAAATACGCCCTCCTATCAATTCATGAAGGTATCATGCAAAGGAAAATCATACACGAAATGTCCTCAGATGAATTGGTTGATTTATTAGAAGCTGTAACAGACGATGAAGCTAAAAACATCATGATAAATATGGATAAAGAAGATGTTGATGAAGTAACCGAATTGTTAACCTACCCCCCAGATAGTGCAGGTGGAATTATGGCCACTGAATTTGTAAGTATAAAAGAAAATATGACTATCGGTGAGACTCTTCATTACCTTCAGAAGGAAACACCTGACGTAGATAATGCCTATTATATATATGTAGTTGATGATAATGCTCTTTTAAAGGGAGTTATATCCCTTCGAGATATTGTTATTAACAGCTTTAATGTAAAAATATCTGATATTATGAATGATAATGCAATGAGTATACCAGTTGATATGGATAAAGAAGAAGTTGGCCACATATTTGAAAAATATGGTTATTTAACAATGCCCGTAGTAAATGAATTTATGCAGATTTTAGGAATAGTAACTTCAGATGATGTAATGGAAATTCTTAGCGATGAACATACTGAGGATTTATATCGTCTTGCAGGTATAAAAGAAGATGAAAAGGTTACTGGGTCGCTTAAGTCTGCCGTGAGAAGTAGATTACCCTGGTTATTTGTAAATTTATTAACTGCAATCCTTGCAGCCGCAACCGTTAGCCTTTTTGAAGGGACCATACAAAAGGTCGTAGCCTTGGCCACCTTCATGCCAATAGTTGCAGGTATGGGGGGTAATGCAGGCACACAAACTCTAACCATTATTATTCGAAGCATAGCCCTTGGAGAAATAGACGCTAAAAATTCCCTTAAAATATTATTAAAGGAATTCGGTGTAGGTCTACTTACAGGTATCGCAATGGGTGTTGCTGTAGCAATTTTAGGTTACTTATGGGAAAAGAATATTGTTTTTGGAGTAGTTATTGGTCTCTCTATGGTACTAAACATGGTAGCTGCAACCATATCAGGTTTTGCAGTCCCAGTTATACTAAAGAAACTCAATATCGATCCAGCACTTGCCTCTGCTGTATTTGTTACTACAGTAACCGACGTTTTAGGTTTCTTTTTCTTCCTAGGACTTGCAACACTATTTTTACCTTACTTAATATAA
- a CDS encoding IS1182 family transposase: MLKGQLEIKINTYHSLYSLIIPKDNILKQINDLVDFSFVYDELIINYSSSMGRGAINPIMLFKYLLLKVIYELSDEDVVERTLYDMSFKYFLNLAPEETNLINSSTLTKFRKLRLKDMNLLDLLINKTVELAIKEGVLKSKAIIVDATHTKSRYNQKSAGEELLKRAKNLRKTLYGVHPEIKEDLPNKVTNGVLEDILEYCKLLIDSINKNPEIVANPTVKTKLNYLTEAFNDDIENLKLSKDEDAKVGHKTEDSSFFGYKSHLAMSEERLITAAVITTGEKSDGKELIALIEKSREAGIDVNEVIGDTAYSEKKNLEYAKENKIALISKLNPVISQGMRKKEDEFEFNKDAGLFVCPAGHMAIKKAKQGKKNVGKNQVLTYYFNVEKCKNCVHKDGCYKEGAKSKTYSVSIKSNTHKDQIEFEKSEYFKKRARERYMIEAKNSELKHQHGYDVAISSGLISMQMQGALSIFTVNLKRIIKLKSMK; this comes from the coding sequence ATGCTAAAAGGACAATTGGAAATAAAAATAAATACATACCATAGCTTATATTCGTTAATTATTCCGAAAGATAACATTTTAAAGCAAATTAATGACCTTGTTGACTTTTCATTTGTTTATGACGAATTGATTATTAACTATAGTTCATCTATGGGTAGAGGTGCTATTAACCCTATAATGCTATTTAAATATTTGCTTTTGAAAGTAATATATGAATTGTCTGATGAAGATGTTGTTGAAAGAACTCTTTATGATATGTCATTTAAATATTTTCTGAATTTAGCCCCAGAAGAAACAAATTTAATAAACTCAAGTACATTAACTAAATTTAGAAAGCTTCGCCTTAAAGACATGAATTTATTAGATTTATTAATAAACAAGACTGTAGAACTTGCTATAAAAGAGGGAGTTTTAAAAAGCAAAGCAATAATAGTTGATGCTACGCATACCAAGTCACGTTATAACCAAAAATCAGCAGGAGAAGAATTATTGAAACGTGCAAAAAATTTAAGAAAAACATTGTACGGAGTACATCCTGAGATAAAAGAAGATTTGCCGAATAAAGTTACAAATGGAGTACTTGAAGATATTCTTGAGTACTGCAAATTATTAATTGATAGCATAAACAAGAATCCAGAAATTGTAGCAAATCCAACTGTGAAAACTAAATTAAACTACTTAACCGAAGCTTTTAATGATGACATAGAAAACCTAAAACTATCAAAAGATGAGGATGCAAAAGTGGGGCATAAGACTGAGGATAGTTCTTTTTTTGGATATAAATCACACCTTGCTATGAGTGAAGAACGTTTAATTACAGCAGCTGTTATTACAACTGGCGAAAAAAGTGATGGAAAGGAGCTCATAGCCTTAATAGAAAAAAGCCGTGAGGCTGGTATAGATGTTAATGAAGTAATTGGAGATACAGCTTATTCTGAAAAGAAAAATCTAGAATATGCAAAAGAAAATAAAATTGCATTAATTTCAAAACTAAATCCTGTAATTTCACAAGGAATGCGAAAAAAAGAAGATGAATTTGAGTTTAATAAAGATGCTGGTTTATTTGTATGTCCGGCAGGTCATATGGCTATTAAAAAAGCAAAACAGGGAAAGAAGAATGTTGGTAAAAATCAAGTGTTAACTTACTATTTTAATGTAGAAAAGTGTAAAAATTGTGTTCATAAAGATGGGTGTTATAAAGAAGGCGCTAAATCTAAAACTTATTCAGTTTCAATAAAGTCAAATACCCACAAAGATCAAATAGAGTTCGAAAAAAGTGAATATTTTAAAAAACGTGCTAGGGAGCGTTATATGATAGAGGCTAAAAATAGTGAACTTAAGCACCAACATGGCTATGATGTAGCAATATCGTCAGGCTTAATTAGCATGCAAATGCAAGGTGCATTATCAATCTTCACTGTGAATCTAAAGAGAATAATTAAGTTGAAAAGCATGAAATAG
- a CDS encoding DUF362 domain-containing protein, with product MNKKDLIRIASDFVENSKDNYVSNEIAISESVVGMKIFETPIFGFATSDDEYFTLFKEPTVIGKHFLNPKEWLSQSKSVISFFLPFSEVVKRGNRRDKAWPSEEWLHGRIEGQVFINKLCIYLKSELINAGYNSIVPTMDERFWMKGELNNNSPHPEASFTSNWSERHAAFVGGLGTFGLSKGLITSKGMSGRIGSIITELYLSPKKREYENIYEYCSKCGACVKKCPVNAISIDKGKNHIICSNFVDTTYEKYKPRYGCGKCQTGVPCESHIPKHYKINEL from the coding sequence ATGAATAAGAAGGATTTAATAAGAATAGCATCGGACTTTGTTGAAAACTCAAAGGATAATTATGTATCAAATGAAATTGCCATTTCTGAAAGTGTTGTGGGAATGAAGATTTTTGAAACACCAATATTCGGATTTGCTACTTCTGATGATGAGTACTTTACATTATTTAAAGAACCTACTGTAATTGGGAAACATTTTTTAAACCCCAAAGAATGGTTATCACAATCAAAGTCGGTTATTTCGTTTTTTTTACCATTTAGTGAAGTAGTTAAAAGGGGAAATAGGAGAGACAAGGCATGGCCTTCTGAAGAATGGTTGCATGGACGTATCGAAGGGCAAGTTTTTATAAACAAGCTATGTATATATCTAAAGTCAGAATTAATAAATGCTGGATATAATAGTATAGTGCCTACAATGGATGAGAGATTCTGGATGAAAGGTGAACTTAATAATAATTCTCCACATCCTGAAGCGTCATTTACTAGCAATTGGTCAGAAAGACACGCTGCCTTTGTTGGTGGACTTGGAACATTTGGACTTTCTAAAGGATTAATAACGTCAAAAGGTATGTCAGGAAGAATTGGCAGCATCATCACAGAATTGTATTTGTCACCTAAAAAAAGAGAGTATGAAAATATATATGAGTATTGCTCAAAGTGTGGCGCTTGTGTTAAAAAATGTCCAGTTAATGCAATATCTATAGATAAGGGTAAAAATCACATTATATGCTCTAATTTTGTAGACACAACATATGAAAAATACAAACCAAGATATGGGTGTGGGAAATGTCAGACAGGGGTACCTTGTGAAAGTCATATCCCTAAGCACTATAAAATAAACGAACTTTAA